The DNA sequence CCGGGCGGCCGCGGCCGCGGCGGACCGGTTGGGGCTGTTCGAGCCGTTGCAGGCGCGGTCGGTGGTGTTCAGCATCGCCGGCGCGCACGCCGTGGTGGGCAGCCTGATCGCGTTCCTGATGGGTGACGAGGGGCCGGTCCGGGCGACGCCCGCGGTGGCGTTCTTCGGGTGCGCGGTGGTGTCCGGGGTGGCGGCGGTCGCGGGTGTCGCGCAGCGCTGCGGCCTGGTCGAGGTCGTGTTCGAGCGGGTCGACCCGGTGGCGCGGCGCGGGTTGCGCGCGGGCGCGTCGGCGCTGTTCGCGCTGGTGGCGGCGGGCGCCCTGGTGCTGGCGCTGGGGCTCGTGTTCTCGTGGTCCACCACGGCGTCGTTGTTCGACCAGACCGGCGGGACGATCGGCACCGGCCTGGGCATCTGGCTGCTGTGCCTGGCGTACCTGCCGAACGCGGTGGTCGGCGCGCTGTCGTACGTGGTGGGCTCGGGGTTCTCGATCGGCTCGGTGGTGGTGACCCCGCTGGAGTTCGTCGGCGGCCCGGTGCCCGCCGTGCCGCTGCTGGCCGCGTTGCCGGAGGAGCAGGCGGCCTACCTGCCGCTGGTGCTCGTGCTGCCGGGGGTGGTCGGCGTGCTGGTCGGGTTCTCGCTGCGGGACGCGGCCGAGACGCCCCGGGCGCGGGTGCGCGCGGTGCTGGTCGCGGCGGTCACGGTGGGCGTCGGCGCGCTGGTGCTGGCGGCGGTGGCGGGTGGTGCGCTGGGCGGCGGTGCGTTCGACCCGGTCACCG is a window from the Saccharothrix saharensis genome containing:
- a CDS encoding DUF6350 family protein; translation: MSVQQTTSHGVVTDSVRPPEFSRAERLRVLTMTAAGSVVIGYAGVAALLALVSSTAAHASFSTTGVLTAAAPGWLVAHHVPLRFDGGQLGLLPLLPTALVMLLVYRAAAAAADRLGLFEPLQARSVVFSIAGAHAVVGSLIAFLMGDEGPVRATPAVAFFGCAVVSGVAAVAGVAQRCGLVEVVFERVDPVARRGLRAGASALFALVAAGALVLALGLVFSWSTTASLFDQTGGTIGTGLGIWLLCLAYLPNAVVGALSYVVGSGFSIGSVVVTPLEFVGGPVPAVPLLAALPEEQAAYLPLVLVLPGVVGVLVGFSLRDAAETPRARVRAVLVAAVTVGVGALVLAAVAGGALGGGAFDPVTVPAGLLAVLAFGWVTAPGAVVAWFAGPRPPRVVEPEPEPEVVVDEADHDEEDYEDYDEEAEYDEDAEEVEEEFDEEEDDGIEDGEEFDHDLDEYDDLDEELAEDADPDLDDSDDSDPDSDGDPGPEDSDEAEDAEPEDLADKPR